From Plasmodium cynomolgi strain B DNA, chromosome 9, whole genome shotgun sequence:
ACGAAAAATAAGGTAGTCCCCATGCTACGAATGCACCCCTCGGCCTGGTAATCCATTTCCGGGTTGCGAATTAAAGAGCGTGTTCAGTACGCGGTAGCAAAATGACCAAAATTGTCAAAGCGTCACGTGAAGAATGTGCCAAGcggctcaaaaaaaaaaaaagttggaagAAAGAATTTCACAAACTCGTAAggcggtaaaaaaaaaaaaaaaatacatgctAATTAGGTggcaaaaatatgttttcccttttttttttacttcaccatttaaacaaacaaaattaagaataaatatttttacttgcGCATGGTATCATCATAACAGCTGCTGCGCaatgagaaggagaaaaaaaagtgagcgaAAGAGGGAGGAGGGGTGCTGCTCCGCACATTCGCGCCAAATGGGAATATATGCGCGGACGGATGGGGGGAAGAGAACCACAAAAGGGTGCCACAAAAATGCAGGCACAAAAATGTAGGCACAAAAAAGTAGGCACAAATATGGCTACATACCTATACGTACAGTTATGTACACGTTTTCCCAGGGGCGTGTCCGCTCTGCGCGAATCAGCCCCGGACGTACTTGTAGAGGacgtaaaaaaagagcaagcTAAGAAGCATGCCCACGAGGACGATGACCAAGTTCTGCTTGTGCGCCTTTTTGATGGCGTCGGTCAGGGAAGACGACAAGCCGACGTAGTTGTAAATGTCAATTACTTTCTTGCgaacatttttcaaaaatttgttttgcttCCTGATTAATTCTAATGTACTCATTCCCTGGACGTGAAAGACGTTAAGGTTGTTTTCCACCTCCTTCAGGATTTCCCTCTCATTGTGTAGATAACCGATGGAGGAGTCTGCAcccattttcttcttcgccttcttcCCGTCTCTGTGTGGACTGTTGCCCATCAAACCATCCCGTTCGTTATATGCATTACGGGCGTTCCTTTCCGTGTGACTCAAATTCGTTTTGTAAATTCCGTCCAGTGTTTTGATGTAAGAGTTAGCTTCACTCGTTAACGTCTCAATTCTTCTCTCCCATATAACGTTTTCGTCACTCATCATTGCCTGACCGTTCATATTATTTGTACCAAGAAAAGAGTAAGTATTCCTCAACGTTTCaacattcataaaaaaggaatttgtGAGcgcgtttattttgtttaggGTCAAATTATTCTTCGCATTTGCGTTTATCTTCAAAGCGTCATTTCGTTGATACACATCTGCGTAATTCCTCCCAGGGTTTATGTTGCCTTCCCCTTCGCTTGatacaattaaattatatgagTAAAACAAATTGTATGATTTTTCTAGCTCTTTCCTTATTTTGACTATTTTTCCGTAAATGTTGTTCAGGCTATAGTTCGGACACGCTGTGTTCTCTTCATTTCGGGAAGACTCTCGATTAACCTGGTTGGCAGACCCACGCGAGCTGCTCAGCTCGTCGTCGAACACAGCCTCGTACTttgacttcattttgttcaatCTGCTCGTTCGTTTCGGGAAACTTGGTTCAAACCGAGCAAAAaaccctttttgcaaaaaaaaaaaagaaaaaaaaaggttaccTTCTATAATACCTGGGGTGGCTGCATCACACGGAAGGGACGGACATATTTATACAGCCGCATCgagcgaaaggaaaaaatgtattttctctccaccccccttttttcccagtCAAAGTCACATCTTCGCATTTCTCGAACAGCCTCACTTCCTTACGCAGATGAACAAATGCCCAATTAACATTTTCGTCAAGTGAAAGGCAAACCGGTTTGGCCacagaacaaaaaattggggggggagggaggaaCACGAGCCGTATGGTAAAGATgtgaaagtgaaaaaaaaagaagaagaagcaaatcTGGTTCGGCTCTTTACTTCAGAGCCAACTTCTCAGTCGAAAAGGAATTATTTACGCATTGCGGATACTCGCAAATGCGAAATGGCTAAACGGATGTACGTTTCGNNNNNNNNNNNNNNNNNNNNNNNNNNNNNNNNNNNNNNNNNNNNNNNNNNNNNNNNNNNNNNNNNNNNNNNNNNNNNNNNNNNNNNNNNNNNNNNNNNNNNNNNNNNNNNNNNNNNNNNNNNNNNNNNNNNNNNNNNNNNNNNNNNNNNNNNNNNNNNNNNNNNNNNNNNNNNNNNNNNNNNNNNNNNNNNNNNNNNNNNNNNNNNNNNNNNNNNNNNNNNNNNNNNNNNNNNNNNNNNNNNNNNNNNNNNNNNNNNNNNNNNNNNNNNNNNNNNNNNNNNNNNNNNNNNNNNNNNNNNNNNNNNNNNNNNNNNNNNNNNNNNNNNNNNNNNNNNNNNNNNNNNNNNNNNNNNNNNNNNNNNNNNNNNNNNNNNNNNNNNNNNNNNNNNNNNNNNNNNNNNNNNNNNNNNNNNNNNNNNNNNNNNNNNNNNNNNNNNNNNNNNNNNNNNNNNNNNNNNNNNNNNNNNNNNNNNNNNNNNNGGGGGGGAACACAAACGAAacgcatgtatatatagtgaatgggaacccccccccccatCCATTCCCCCGCGTGCAAATGCAAATGGGGTGAAAAGTACATCGCGCGTATGTGTGTGTCCTCCCGTTTCGCAGTAAGATGCCTCCCCATGTGGGTCTCACCAAATTTGTCCGTTACTTTCAATATTCAAATCGAtgttaagaaaaatttgacGAAACATATCATAATTGATGTATAAATTATCGACATTTATGGAatgaaatttatatttttccttccgctTGTCAATATGatcagaaaaataaatttcattttttatattcttctcaaaataattgttattggtaaaataaaggaacatgtaaaaaatatcgTCCACACTAACTTGGATTTTGAAATGATGAAGTGCCTTTCGTACTTTCTgtatgttaataaaattgttcatatttttattatagtaaataatttcttccgTATGATCTGTTTTTCGTaacgtttgttttttttccattttttgtttcatgtCTACTTTGGcaaattcttcttcactCACTATGTCATCAATATGGATTATGTAATTCCaaatgtaattaattttttcttctatcaGTGCGTTGATTTCCGcatcgttatttttttcgtaaatggTCTTCACCTTTCCACCCCTCCTCCGCAGTGACCTCTCCAGGTCCTGTACCTTGGAGGTAGTTTTGCGTCGCTTCATTGGATTCGGCTGGTGTGGCGGCACCGCAGAACAAAGCAAATTAGTGCACAGCAGCGCAACGTAGTGTGGTGACACGTCTATCTGAGTACTGTGAGCTATGTTGGGCACCCCTCAGACGCAAATGTCACATACGGTTAGGTGCTTTCCATTTGGCGTCTTCACCAACTTGGGATTTAttgttcgtaaaaaaaaaaaaaaaaaaaaggtgtccaATGGGTGGCCTCCTTTATGTGTTATTTAAATTGGATTAGGTCTTCCCCTTGAGGAATGTTCACAGAAAAGACAAAGCTATGATACGTGTCCCAAATGGGGTGACCTCCTCCCACCCCCATTCACCATCCCAATTTATCGCCTTATAACAAAATCGGTACTGGAGAACCCCTCGAGCGTCTTCTCATTCGTTATTATACATTCGTCTATTCTTGACGATGGGCTACCGATATTTTTGAGGAAATTCTTAAACTTCTCCAGCGATTCTTTGCTGTCACTTTCTGCTTTTCCTACCACTGTGTTCCTGTCTGTGTTCCTGACATGGCCCTTTATGTTTAGCTTGTCTGCTTCCAGCTTTGTATACTTCCGGAAGAAAACTCCTGAATGGGGTAACaggggaagtaaaaatggcactttTCTGTGATGATACGTAAGCGGCACACACACTGCCATGTGTGTCCCCCCTACCCCCAAATGGGTAAACGTAGGATACGAGTTCTTTCGTCTCACTTAAAATTCAACTTAAATGGACCCTCGTCAGAGTGCAGCAAAAGAGGGGAGGAAATAATGAATGAACAGAAGCACAGAAAAATGGAGTGCACATCGCTGCGTTAAAAACCGCGTGGGTTATGAACCCCTCtgtgttcaggtaaaaattcTTCCATTCGCaggtctcctttttttttcttttttttcaccccgtAGGCCCTCTTGCGTACCTTGGACTTTTCCAAAAACTTCAAAATCGAAAGTATGTATCATTTTACTGGAGCTGCAGAATTTTCTCAAAAGGTGACTTGCGCGAGGTGAACTTTTCGTCGGTGGGAATAAGAAGAGGGAGTGGACGACGGTCATCAGCCGCATGATTTGCCAGCTCGGTTGGCTCAATGGCACGCATGGGAGAAATGTAAAGGGGGATAAAACAGTGCCACGTGGGGGGAAGTGCTACAAAAGGCGTTTGCTTCCTATGTCACATAAACTTATCGCTTAAACGATTTGTGCTCCCTTAACCCgcttgttatttttttttaaaccctGCCATATAATAACTCGCGTAGAAGGCAAACTCACCACTGCGCACCTTTTTTGCTATTCGTCAaagtggagagaaaaaaaaaaaaaaacttctacATGCGTttcaaaatgtattaaaatatttgccCTCTCATAATTCTTCCCTCCAATTTGGCACTTCTAACGTGGCCTACATTTGCTTAACCCGGGGAGGTGCTAAATATAAGATGCTGCAATTATCAGCGAGCGGAGGGGGCACACAGTGGGTATACTTCCCCGTAAGACTGcgcaacaaaaatgtggcagTGGCTAAGTTCACACCTGACATGGAactaaaaaggaagagaaacgcaactcactttttttgtgtcgTCCAAACAGATCACCACACGGCAAATCAACCCAACGAACTGGGAGGAAAGATGTCAAGGGATGTCCACTTCGTTGGTCAAACTTACCACTAACGGAGGGTAAACCCCATCCGAATGGTGTTACGTGTGGCTTGAAGAGAGACCCTCCGTACGCCAACCAACCCGTGCGAGAGCATCCATACGTGAACGTTAGTGATGTGTCATTCCTCACAAAAATGGCGCAGTAGGATGAAGCTTTGGTTCGCATTCCTccaggtttttttttactcttcaccattttgtgggtACAGCCAACATGTGCAAGCAATTCCTCCCAACAACTCTGCAACTATTGTCGCTGCTGCTGCACCGAATGGGGAACGGTACAAAAGTGgagggggtaaaaaaaaagagggggatGTCGAAGTGGAGAAGGGGACGACGAGCTGGAGAAGGGAACGGCGAGCTGGAGAAGGGAACGGCGAGCTGGAGAAGGGAACGGCGAGCTGGAGAAGGTGATgatggggggaggggggaaattcTGACTAATGGGAACTCCTGGAAAACGCACAATGTGAGTTGCCTGATGAAGACTGTGCATCACGAATGAAGCGTTTTTCCCGTGTTGGCCAAACGTATGCAAAGGGGCCCTCCCCAGCTTTTTCTGTACATTCACCATGAGAAGGAGGCTGAAGTGTAAAAATGACACAATTtatattccattttgagtAAACATGTGTAGAAACACCTGACTCGATTtgttggcctttttttttttttcagtcaCCACAAtgtaaaggggaaaatatatttaaaacgCTTG
This genomic window contains:
- a CDS encoding hypothetical protein (putative), with the translated sequence MKSKYEAVFDDELSSSRGSANQVNRESSRNEENTACPNYSLNNIYGKIVKIRKELEKSYNLFYSYNLIVSSEGEGNINPGRNYADVYQRNDALKINANAKNNLTLNKINALTNSFFMNVETLRNTYSFLGTNNMNGQAMMSDENVIWERRIETLTSEANSYIKTLDGIYKTNLSHTERNARNAYNERDGLMGNSPHRDGKKAKKKMGADSSIGYLHNEREILKEVENNLNVFHVQGMSTLELIRKQNKFLKNVRKKVIDIYNYVGLSSSLTDAIKKAHKQNLVIVLVGMLLSLLFFYVLYKYVRG
- a CDS encoding hypothetical protein (putative), with the translated sequence MKRRKTTSKVQDLERSLRRRGGKVKTIYEKNNDAEINALIEEKINYIWNYIIHIDDIVSEEEFAKVDMKQKMEKKQTLRKTDHTEEIIYYNKNMNNFINIQKVRKALHHFKIQVSVDDIFYMFLYFTNNNYFEKNIKNEIYFSDHIDKRKEKYKFHSINVDNLYINYDMFRQIFLNIDLNIESNGQI
- a CDS encoding acylphosphatase (putative); this translates as MRLMTVVHSLFLFPPTKSSPRASHLLRKFCSSSKMIHTFDFEVFGKVQGVFFRKYTKLEADKLNIKGHVRNTDRNTVVGKAESDSKESLEKFKNFLKNIGSPSSRIDECIITNEKTLEGFSSTDFVIRR